One region of Mangifera indica cultivar Alphonso chromosome 3, CATAS_Mindica_2.1, whole genome shotgun sequence genomic DNA includes:
- the LOC123211855 gene encoding serine/threonine-protein kinase WNK1, producing MDANTPPAEELLKKIQELEAGHAHLQQEMSKLKDSKSDTNHQRSHSVSPRRPRLGAAPRRKEPATIWKNSASFRYSSPLQRESRSGESGVAGGAISGGGPAYVNFTDRQYLNILQSMGQSVHIFDLDGRIIYWNRSAENLYGYSAAEALGHDAIELLSDPRDFDVAHNMVHRVTMGDRWTGQFPVKNKMGERFLAVVTNTPFYDDDGTLVGIICVSSDSRPFHETRVAMWGAKDSERDSSFGHDRIGVTSKLGLDSQQPLQAAIALKISNLATKVSNKVKSKIRTGENLMDREGGSGDSHQSDHGFSDAALSDHREDANSSGASTPRGDIPPSPFGVFGPADERFPVRPFRDGGDEGEGKPTIQKIITTKAEQWMGKKGLSWPWKGTEREVSEPKSGRFAWPWSQSDQDNELINQKIPGSKSESHINEGSRPSNNEASGSWSSSVNVNSTSSASSCGSTSSSAVNKVDLDNDCLDYEILWEDLTIGEQIGQGSCGTVYHGLWYGSDVAIKVFSKQEYSDDVIHSFRQEVSLMKRLRHPNILLFMGAVTSPQRLCIVTEFLPRGSLFRLLQRNTTKLDWRRRVLMALDIARGMSYLHHCNPPIIHRDLKSSNLLVDKHWTVKVGDFGLSRLKHETYLTTKTGKGTPQWMAPEVLRNEPSDEKSDVYSFGVILWELATEKIPWDNLNSMQVIGAVGFMNQRLEIPKDVDPQWASIIESCWHSNPQCRPSFQELLDRLRDVQRKFAIQFQASRLAAGDYTQKEL from the exons ATGGACGCCAATACTCCGCCAGCTGAGGAGCTCCTCAAGAAGATTCAAGAACTTGAAGCCGGCCATGCCCACTTGCAGCAAGAGATGTCCAAGCTTAAAGATTCTAAATCCGACACCAACCACCAGCGTTCACATTCGGTGTCGCCTCGCCGTCCAAGATTGGGAGCTGCTCCAAGAAGGAAAGAACCCGCTACTATATGGAAGAATTCGGCATCGTTTCGATATTCTTCCCCGTTGCAAAGAGAGAGCAGAAGTGGTGAGAGTGGCGTCGCTGGTGGCGCAATTAGCGGGGGTGGTCCGGCGTATGTGAATTTCACTGACAGACAGTATTTGAATATATTGCAGTCTATGGGGCAATCTGTTCACATATTTGATCTTGATGGTCGTATCATTTATTG GAACCGGTCAGCGGAAAACCTTTATGGTTATTCAGCTGCTGAAGCTCTAGGTCATGATGCCATTGAGCTTCTGTCAGATCCTCGAGACTTTGATGTGGCACATAATATGGTTCATAGGGTTACAATGGGAGATAGGTGGACGGGACAATTTCCTGTGAAGAATAAAATGGGGGAGAGATTTTTGGCTGTTGTTACTAATACTCCATTCTATGATGATGATGGTACTTTGGTTGGGATTATTTGCGTGTCTAGTGATTCTCGACCATTCCATGAAACTAGGGTTGCAATGTGGGGTGCTAAGGATTCAGAGCGAGATTCGAGTTTTGGTCATGATAGAATTGGTGTAACATCTAAACTTGGCCTGGATTCTCAGCAGCCTCTGCAAGCTGCAATtgctttgaaaatatcaaatttg GCAACTAAAGTGAGCAACAAAGTTAAGTCAAAGATTCGGACTGGAGAAAATTTAATGGATCGTGAAGGTGGAAGTGGAGATAGTCATCAGTCAGATCATGGGTTCTCTGATGCAGCTCTTTCTGATCATAGAGAAGATGCAAATTCAAGTGGTGCTAGCACGCCAAGGGGTGATATACCTCCATCTCCTTTTGGTGTGTTTGGTCCTGCTGATGAGAGGTTCCCTGTCAGGCCATTCAGAGATGGTGGTGATGAGGGTGAAGGAAAACCTACAATCCAAAAGATAATTACAACTAAGGCAGAACAATGGATGGGTAAGAAGGGCCTATCATGGCCTTGGAAAGGGACTGAGCGGGAAGTTTCAGAGCCAAAGTCTGGTCGTTTTGCTTGGCCCTGGTCACAAAGTGATCAAGACAATGAATTGATAAATCAGAAGATTCCTGGTTCAAAATCTGAAAGCCACATAAATGAAGGTAGTAGGCCTTCTAATAATGAGGCCTCTGGATCCTGGTCCTCATCTGTTAATGTTAACAGCACAAGCAGTGCTAGCAGCTGTGGAAGCACTAGCAGTAGTGCTGTAAATAAGGTGGACTTGGACAATGACTGCTTGGACTATGAAATCTTGTGGGAAGACTTGACAATTGGAGAACAGATTGGGCAAG GTTCTTGTGGGACGGTGTACCATGGTCTGTGGTATGGATCA GATGTTGCTATCAAGGTATTCTCCAAGCAAGAATATTCAGATGATGTGATACATTCCTTTAGACAAGAG GTGTCTCTGATGAAAAGACTTAGACATCCAAACATTCTGCTCTTTATGGGAGCTGTGACTTCACCTCAACGTCTTTGCATTGTTACTGAGTTTCTTCCACG GGGAAGTTTGTTTCGCTTGCTACAAAGGAACACAACCAAACTTGATTGGAGACGGCGTGTGCTGATGGCTTTAGATATA GCACGGGGCATGAGCTATCTTCATCATTGCAACCCCCCAATCATCCATCGTGATTTGAAGTCTTCAAATCTTCTAGTTGATAAACATTGGACTGTGAAG GTTGGTGATTTTGGTCTGTCGCGTCTCAAGCATGAGACATATCTTACTACCAAGACTGGGAAAGGAACA CCTCAATGGATGGCACCAGAAGTTCTCCGTAATGAACCCTCCGATGAGAA ATCTGATGTATATAGCTTTGGAGTGATATTGTGGGAGCTTGCCACTGAGAAGATCCCTTGGGATAATCTCAACTCAATGCAG GTGATTGGAGCTGTAGGGTTCATGAACCAACGGTTAGAGATCCCGAAAGATGTGGATCCACAGTGGGCTTCCATTATTGAGAGCTGCTGGCACAG CAATCCACAGTGCCGGCCATCATTCCAGGAACTGCTGGATAGACTTAGAGATGTGCAGAGAAAATTTGCGATTCAATTCCAGGCATCCCGCTTAGCGGCAGGAGATTACACACAGAAGGAATTATAG